Proteins from a genomic interval of Odontesthes bonariensis isolate fOdoBon6 chromosome 7, fOdoBon6.hap1, whole genome shotgun sequence:
- the ano5a gene encoding anoctamin-5 isoform X1: MHRITGKAGGDSLIEMSPSDSFNDDLNGYHQHASSSTGSFQQGQSGSPLMPEVCLETCESLTTSLASLAPSNHSDSPRDHSLTLEQISALTGLSRKRALFLKCRSRIDKQQHSKDSVYFRDGVRRIDFVLSYVDDKDGERKQERRRVYEDNLVKVGLELETEDKSESEDGKTYFVKIHAPWEVLATYADVLKIKVPFKANDIPDNSEMPMSWLYTPFRLPEHIMHPEPDYFTAPFDKSKSDFFLIDNRETFFPPSTRNRIVFYILSRCSYIQDECIDKDKKGIKRLLNNGTYTAGFPLHDSRYWTKSRDVNCESERHNLHKHWARFFCFFKEQPLDLVRKYYGEKIGIYFAWLGFYTEMLLFAAIVGTICFIYGFLTYDNNEWSKEICSEEIGGNTVMCPLCDKKCGFWKLNSTCNSSWQSHLFDNVATVFFAIFMGIWVTLFLEFWKRRQARLEYEWDLVDFEEEQQQLQLRPEYEAKCTNRKLNRITQETECVLDRTATDLVGKMFLCWATVTLWISLIIACIMGVIAYRLAVYAAFASIMKDSPTNHLEVVGPYITPQLATSVTASCINFVIIMILNLMYERVAVWITDLEIPKTHLEYENKLTVKMFLFQFVNYYSSCFYVAFFKGKFVGYPGDYAYMFGWSKLRNEECDPGGCLIELTTQLVIVMTGKQVWGNIQEALVPWMMNWWGSRKTRSHPESLYSRWEQDHNLQGFGQLGLFYEYLEMVIQFGFITLFVASFPLAPLLALVNNIIEVRVDAWKLTTQFRRPVAAKAHSIGAWEEILNGMAVLSVVTNAFIVAFTSDMIPRLVYMYAYQPEGEMNMKGYINNSLSVFNISEIPLRNRPEEGENPPWFNSSITNCRYRDYRYPPGHEKQYSHTMQFWHILAAKLAFIIIMEHVVFLVKYFVAWLIPDVPSDVKARVKRERYLVQEYLHNYEVEKLKIQLSQHGSDECTCTPMIYPSLSKHEVLSECL; this comes from the exons ATGCATCGCATAACGGGGAAAGCGGGAGGGGACAGTTTAATTGAGATGAGCCCGTCAGACTCTTTCAACG ATGACTTAAACGGGTATCACCAACATGCCTCCTCCAGCACAGGATCCTTCCAGCAGGGGCAGTCGGGG TCTCCTTTAATGCCAGAGGTGTGTCTGGAGACCTGTGAGTCTCTCACCACCAGCCTGGCATCCCTTGCCCCCTCCAACCACAGCGACAGTCCGCGGGATCACTCTCTGACTTTAGAGCAAATCAGTGCTTTGACTGGG CTTTCGAGAAAGCGGGCACTGTTCCTGAAGTGTCGTTCCAGG ATtgacaaacaacaacacagtaaagaCTCTGTGTACTTCCGTGATGGAGTGCGCAGGATTGATTTTGTTCTGTCTTACGTTGACGATAAAGATGGTGAGAGAAAACAG gagaggaggagggtgtATGAGGACAACTTAGTGAAAGTCGGCCTGGAGCTGGAAACAGAAGATAAATCA GAGTCAGAGGATGGAAAGACCTACTTTGTGAAGATCCATGCTCCATGGGAAGTGTTGGCCACTTATGCAGACGTGCTGAAGATCAAGGTTCCCTTCAAGGCCAATGACATCCCAGACAACAGTGAGATGCCCATGAGCTGGCTGTACACGCCTTTTCGCCTTCCTGAGCACATCATGCACCCTGAGCCAGACTACTTCACAGCTCCTTTCGATAAGAGCAAGTCTGACTTCTTCCTTATTGACAACAGAGAAACGTTCTTCCCTCCCTCTACTCGCAACAGGATT GTCTTCTACATCCTCTCCCGCTGCTCTTACATCCAGGATGAATGTatagacaaagacaaaaagggAATCAAGAGGCTGCTGAACAATGGCACCTACACTGCTGGCTTTCCTCTGCATGAT TCAAGATACTGGACAAAGTCAAGGGATGTCAACTGTGAAAGCGAAAGACACAACCTCCACAAGCACTGGGCCagattcttctgtttcttcaaGGAGCAGCCCCTTGACCTTGTTAG GAAGTATTACGGAGAGAAGATTGGCATTTATTTTGCTTGGCTGGGTTTCTACACTGAGATGCTGTTGTTCGCTGCAATAGTAGGAACAATTTGTTTCATTTACGGGTTCCTCACTTACGACAACAACGAGTGGAG CAAAGAAATATGTAGCGAGGAAATTGGAGGCAATACTGTCATGTGTCCACTTTGTGACAAGAAATGCGGCTTCTggaaactcaactcaacttgcAACTCCTCGTGG caatcgcacCTATTTGACAATGTGGCAACGGTGTTTTTTGCCATATTCATGGGAATTTGGG TGACGCTGTTTCTGGAGTTCTGGAAGAGGCGGCAGGCCCGTCTGGAGTACGAGTGGGATCTGGTCGACTTTGAGGAGGAGCAGCAACAACTGCAGCTTCGGCCAGAGTACGAGGCCAAGTGCACCAACCGCAAGCTGAACCGCATCACTCAG GAAACAGAGTGTGTACTTGACAGGACGGCGACAGATCTGGTGGGAAAAATGTTTCTGTGCTGGGCCACCGTGACCCTCTGG ATCTCATTGATCATTGCCTGCATCATGGGGGTCATAGCGTACCGCCTGGCGGTGTACGCGGCCTTCGCTAGCATCATGAAGGACAGTCCCACCAACCACCTGGAGGTGGTTGGACCCTACATCACTCCTCAGCTGGCCACCTCTGTCACCGCCTCTTGCATCAACTTTGTCATCATCATGATCCTCAACCTCATGTATGAAAGAGTGGCTGTTTGGATCACTGACTTGG AAATCCCAAAGACCCACCTGGAGTACGAGAACAAACTGACAGTAAAGATGTTCCTCTTTCAGTTCGTCAACTACTACTCCTCCTGCTTCTACGTGGCTTTCTTTAAGGGCAAATTTGTCGGCTATCCCGGAGATTATGCTTATATGTTTGGATGGAGCAAACTGAGGAACGAAGAG TGTGACCCAGGTGGCTGTCTGATTGAGCTGACGACCCAGCTGGTGATAGTGATGACCGGCAAACAGGTTTGGGGCAACATTCAAGAAGCTCTCGTCCC GTGGATGATGAACTGGTGGGGCAGCAGGAAGACCCGAAGCCACCCTGAGAGTCTGTACAGCCGCTGGGAGCAGGACCACAACCTGCAGGGCTTCGGTCAGCTGGGCCTCTTCTATGAGTACCTGGAAATGG TGATCCAATTTGGTTTCATCACACTGTTTGTGGCCTCCTTCCCCCTGGCACCTCTGTTGGCACTTGTCAACAACATCATTGAGGTCAGAGTGGACGCCTGGAAGCTCACTACTCAGTTCAGACGTCCCGTGGCAGCCAAGGCCCACAGCATAGGAGCGTGGGAGGAAATCCTCAATGGGATGGCCGTACTCTCTGTTGTCACAAAT GCATTCATTGTGGCCTTCACCTCTGATATGATCCCCCGGCTGGTGTACATGTATGCCTACCAGCCAGAGGGCGAAATGAATATGAAAGGCTACATAAACAACAGCCTTTCTGTGTTTAATATCTCTGAGATCCCTTTGCGAAACAGGCCAGAGGAGGGGGAGAATCCTCCCTGGTTCAACAGTTCCATCACTAACTGCAG GTATCGTGATTACCGCTACCCTCCTGGGCATGAGAAGCAGTACTCCCACACTATGCAGTTCTGGCATATTTTGGCTGCCAAGCTGGCTTTCATCATAATAATGGAG CATGTTGTTTTTCTGGTCAAGTACTTCGTGGCCTGGTTAATTCCAGATGTTCCATCAGATGTGAAGGCGCGGGTAAAGAGGGAGCGTTACCTGGTCCAGGAGTATCTCCACAACTATGAAGTGGAGAAGTTAAAGATCCAGCTCAGCCAACACGGCAGCGACGAGTGCACCTGCACGCCGATGATCTATCCGTCTTTATCCAAACACGAGGTGCTGTCAGAGTGCCTCTAA
- the ano5a gene encoding anoctamin-5 isoform X4 — MHRITGKAGGDSLIEMSPSDSFNDDLNGYHQHASSSTGSFQQGQSGSPLMPEVCLETCESLTTSLASLAPSNHSDSPRDHSLTLEQISALTGLSRKRALFLKCRSRIDKQQHSKDSVYFRDGVRRIDFVLSYVDDKDGERKQERRRVYEDNLVKVGLELETEDKSESEDGKTYFVKIHAPWEVLATYADVLKIKVPFKANDIPDNSEMPMSWLYTPFRLPEHIMHPEPDYFTAPFDKSKSDFFLIDNRETFFPPSTRNRIVFYILSRCSYIQDECIDKDKKGIKRLLNNGTYTAGFPLHDSRYWTKSRDVNCESERHNLHKHWARFFCFFKEQPLDLVRKYYGEKIGIYFAWLGFYTEMLLFAAIVGTICFIYGFLTYDNNEWSKEICSEEIGGNTVMCPLCDKKCGFWKLNSTCNSSWQSHLFDNVATVFFAIFMGIWVTLFLEFWKRRQARLEYEWDLVDFEEEQQQLQLRPEYEAKCTNRKLNRITQISLIIACIMGVIAYRLAVYAAFASIMKDSPTNHLEVVGPYITPQLATSVTASCINFVIIMILNLMYERVAVWITDLEIPKTHLEYENKLTVKMFLFQFVNYYSSCFYVAFFKGKFVGYPGDYAYMFGWSKLRNEECDPGGCLIELTTQLVIVMTGKQVWGNIQEALVPWMMNWWGSRKTRSHPESLYSRWEQDHNLQGFGQLGLFYEYLEMVIQFGFITLFVASFPLAPLLALVNNIIEVRVDAWKLTTQFRRPVAAKAHSIGAWEEILNGMAVLSVVTNAFIVAFTSDMIPRLVYMYAYQPEGEMNMKGYINNSLSVFNISEIPLRNRPEEGENPPWFNSSITNCRYRDYRYPPGHEKQYSHTMQFWHILAAKLAFIIIMEHVVFLVKYFVAWLIPDVPSDVKARVKRERYLVQEYLHNYEVEKLKIQLSQHGSDECTCTPMIYPSLSKHEVLSECL, encoded by the exons ATGCATCGCATAACGGGGAAAGCGGGAGGGGACAGTTTAATTGAGATGAGCCCGTCAGACTCTTTCAACG ATGACTTAAACGGGTATCACCAACATGCCTCCTCCAGCACAGGATCCTTCCAGCAGGGGCAGTCGGGG TCTCCTTTAATGCCAGAGGTGTGTCTGGAGACCTGTGAGTCTCTCACCACCAGCCTGGCATCCCTTGCCCCCTCCAACCACAGCGACAGTCCGCGGGATCACTCTCTGACTTTAGAGCAAATCAGTGCTTTGACTGGG CTTTCGAGAAAGCGGGCACTGTTCCTGAAGTGTCGTTCCAGG ATtgacaaacaacaacacagtaaagaCTCTGTGTACTTCCGTGATGGAGTGCGCAGGATTGATTTTGTTCTGTCTTACGTTGACGATAAAGATGGTGAGAGAAAACAG gagaggaggagggtgtATGAGGACAACTTAGTGAAAGTCGGCCTGGAGCTGGAAACAGAAGATAAATCA GAGTCAGAGGATGGAAAGACCTACTTTGTGAAGATCCATGCTCCATGGGAAGTGTTGGCCACTTATGCAGACGTGCTGAAGATCAAGGTTCCCTTCAAGGCCAATGACATCCCAGACAACAGTGAGATGCCCATGAGCTGGCTGTACACGCCTTTTCGCCTTCCTGAGCACATCATGCACCCTGAGCCAGACTACTTCACAGCTCCTTTCGATAAGAGCAAGTCTGACTTCTTCCTTATTGACAACAGAGAAACGTTCTTCCCTCCCTCTACTCGCAACAGGATT GTCTTCTACATCCTCTCCCGCTGCTCTTACATCCAGGATGAATGTatagacaaagacaaaaagggAATCAAGAGGCTGCTGAACAATGGCACCTACACTGCTGGCTTTCCTCTGCATGAT TCAAGATACTGGACAAAGTCAAGGGATGTCAACTGTGAAAGCGAAAGACACAACCTCCACAAGCACTGGGCCagattcttctgtttcttcaaGGAGCAGCCCCTTGACCTTGTTAG GAAGTATTACGGAGAGAAGATTGGCATTTATTTTGCTTGGCTGGGTTTCTACACTGAGATGCTGTTGTTCGCTGCAATAGTAGGAACAATTTGTTTCATTTACGGGTTCCTCACTTACGACAACAACGAGTGGAG CAAAGAAATATGTAGCGAGGAAATTGGAGGCAATACTGTCATGTGTCCACTTTGTGACAAGAAATGCGGCTTCTggaaactcaactcaacttgcAACTCCTCGTGG caatcgcacCTATTTGACAATGTGGCAACGGTGTTTTTTGCCATATTCATGGGAATTTGGG TGACGCTGTTTCTGGAGTTCTGGAAGAGGCGGCAGGCCCGTCTGGAGTACGAGTGGGATCTGGTCGACTTTGAGGAGGAGCAGCAACAACTGCAGCTTCGGCCAGAGTACGAGGCCAAGTGCACCAACCGCAAGCTGAACCGCATCACTCAG ATCTCATTGATCATTGCCTGCATCATGGGGGTCATAGCGTACCGCCTGGCGGTGTACGCGGCCTTCGCTAGCATCATGAAGGACAGTCCCACCAACCACCTGGAGGTGGTTGGACCCTACATCACTCCTCAGCTGGCCACCTCTGTCACCGCCTCTTGCATCAACTTTGTCATCATCATGATCCTCAACCTCATGTATGAAAGAGTGGCTGTTTGGATCACTGACTTGG AAATCCCAAAGACCCACCTGGAGTACGAGAACAAACTGACAGTAAAGATGTTCCTCTTTCAGTTCGTCAACTACTACTCCTCCTGCTTCTACGTGGCTTTCTTTAAGGGCAAATTTGTCGGCTATCCCGGAGATTATGCTTATATGTTTGGATGGAGCAAACTGAGGAACGAAGAG TGTGACCCAGGTGGCTGTCTGATTGAGCTGACGACCCAGCTGGTGATAGTGATGACCGGCAAACAGGTTTGGGGCAACATTCAAGAAGCTCTCGTCCC GTGGATGATGAACTGGTGGGGCAGCAGGAAGACCCGAAGCCACCCTGAGAGTCTGTACAGCCGCTGGGAGCAGGACCACAACCTGCAGGGCTTCGGTCAGCTGGGCCTCTTCTATGAGTACCTGGAAATGG TGATCCAATTTGGTTTCATCACACTGTTTGTGGCCTCCTTCCCCCTGGCACCTCTGTTGGCACTTGTCAACAACATCATTGAGGTCAGAGTGGACGCCTGGAAGCTCACTACTCAGTTCAGACGTCCCGTGGCAGCCAAGGCCCACAGCATAGGAGCGTGGGAGGAAATCCTCAATGGGATGGCCGTACTCTCTGTTGTCACAAAT GCATTCATTGTGGCCTTCACCTCTGATATGATCCCCCGGCTGGTGTACATGTATGCCTACCAGCCAGAGGGCGAAATGAATATGAAAGGCTACATAAACAACAGCCTTTCTGTGTTTAATATCTCTGAGATCCCTTTGCGAAACAGGCCAGAGGAGGGGGAGAATCCTCCCTGGTTCAACAGTTCCATCACTAACTGCAG GTATCGTGATTACCGCTACCCTCCTGGGCATGAGAAGCAGTACTCCCACACTATGCAGTTCTGGCATATTTTGGCTGCCAAGCTGGCTTTCATCATAATAATGGAG CATGTTGTTTTTCTGGTCAAGTACTTCGTGGCCTGGTTAATTCCAGATGTTCCATCAGATGTGAAGGCGCGGGTAAAGAGGGAGCGTTACCTGGTCCAGGAGTATCTCCACAACTATGAAGTGGAGAAGTTAAAGATCCAGCTCAGCCAACACGGCAGCGACGAGTGCACCTGCACGCCGATGATCTATCCGTCTTTATCCAAACACGAGGTGCTGTCAGAGTGCCTCTAA
- the ano5a gene encoding anoctamin-5 isoform X2, whose translation MHRITGKAGGDSLIEMSPSDSFNDDLNGYHQHASSSTGSFQQGQSGSPLMPEVCLETCESLTTSLASLAPSNHSDSPRDHSLTLEQISALTGLSRKRALFLKCRSRIDKQQHSKDSVYFRDGVRRIDFVLSYVDDKDGERKQERRRVYEDNLVKVGLELETEDKSESEDGKTYFVKIHAPWEVLATYADVLKIKVPFKANDIPDNSEMPMSWLYTPFRLPEHIMHPEPDYFTAPFDKSKSDFFLIDNRETFFPPSTRNRIVFYILSRCSYIQDECIDKDKKGIKRLLNNGTYTAGFPLHDSRYWTKSRDVNCESERHNLHKHWARFFCFFKEQPLDLVRKYYGEKIGIYFAWLGFYTEMLLFAAIVGTICFIYGFLTYDNNEWSKEICSEEIGGNTVMCPLCDKKCGFWKLNSTCNSSWQSHLFDNVATVFFAIFMGIWVTLFLEFWKRRQARLEYEWDLVDFEEEQQQLQLRPEYEAKCTNRKLNRITQEMEPYLPITSKCARSCLSGATVLLWISLIIACIMGVIAYRLAVYAAFASIMKDSPTNHLEVVGPYITPQLATSVTASCINFVIIMILNLMYERVAVWITDLEIPKTHLEYENKLTVKMFLFQFVNYYSSCFYVAFFKGKFVGYPGDYAYMFGWSKLRNEECDPGGCLIELTTQLVIVMTGKQVWGNIQEALVPWMMNWWGSRKTRSHPESLYSRWEQDHNLQGFGQLGLFYEYLEMVIQFGFITLFVASFPLAPLLALVNNIIEVRVDAWKLTTQFRRPVAAKAHSIGAWEEILNGMAVLSVVTNAFIVAFTSDMIPRLVYMYAYQPEGEMNMKGYINNSLSVFNISEIPLRNRPEEGENPPWFNSSITNCRYRDYRYPPGHEKQYSHTMQFWHILAAKLAFIIIMEHVVFLVKYFVAWLIPDVPSDVKARVKRERYLVQEYLHNYEVEKLKIQLSQHGSDECTCTPMIYPSLSKHEVLSECL comes from the exons ATGCATCGCATAACGGGGAAAGCGGGAGGGGACAGTTTAATTGAGATGAGCCCGTCAGACTCTTTCAACG ATGACTTAAACGGGTATCACCAACATGCCTCCTCCAGCACAGGATCCTTCCAGCAGGGGCAGTCGGGG TCTCCTTTAATGCCAGAGGTGTGTCTGGAGACCTGTGAGTCTCTCACCACCAGCCTGGCATCCCTTGCCCCCTCCAACCACAGCGACAGTCCGCGGGATCACTCTCTGACTTTAGAGCAAATCAGTGCTTTGACTGGG CTTTCGAGAAAGCGGGCACTGTTCCTGAAGTGTCGTTCCAGG ATtgacaaacaacaacacagtaaagaCTCTGTGTACTTCCGTGATGGAGTGCGCAGGATTGATTTTGTTCTGTCTTACGTTGACGATAAAGATGGTGAGAGAAAACAG gagaggaggagggtgtATGAGGACAACTTAGTGAAAGTCGGCCTGGAGCTGGAAACAGAAGATAAATCA GAGTCAGAGGATGGAAAGACCTACTTTGTGAAGATCCATGCTCCATGGGAAGTGTTGGCCACTTATGCAGACGTGCTGAAGATCAAGGTTCCCTTCAAGGCCAATGACATCCCAGACAACAGTGAGATGCCCATGAGCTGGCTGTACACGCCTTTTCGCCTTCCTGAGCACATCATGCACCCTGAGCCAGACTACTTCACAGCTCCTTTCGATAAGAGCAAGTCTGACTTCTTCCTTATTGACAACAGAGAAACGTTCTTCCCTCCCTCTACTCGCAACAGGATT GTCTTCTACATCCTCTCCCGCTGCTCTTACATCCAGGATGAATGTatagacaaagacaaaaagggAATCAAGAGGCTGCTGAACAATGGCACCTACACTGCTGGCTTTCCTCTGCATGAT TCAAGATACTGGACAAAGTCAAGGGATGTCAACTGTGAAAGCGAAAGACACAACCTCCACAAGCACTGGGCCagattcttctgtttcttcaaGGAGCAGCCCCTTGACCTTGTTAG GAAGTATTACGGAGAGAAGATTGGCATTTATTTTGCTTGGCTGGGTTTCTACACTGAGATGCTGTTGTTCGCTGCAATAGTAGGAACAATTTGTTTCATTTACGGGTTCCTCACTTACGACAACAACGAGTGGAG CAAAGAAATATGTAGCGAGGAAATTGGAGGCAATACTGTCATGTGTCCACTTTGTGACAAGAAATGCGGCTTCTggaaactcaactcaacttgcAACTCCTCGTGG caatcgcacCTATTTGACAATGTGGCAACGGTGTTTTTTGCCATATTCATGGGAATTTGGG TGACGCTGTTTCTGGAGTTCTGGAAGAGGCGGCAGGCCCGTCTGGAGTACGAGTGGGATCTGGTCGACTTTGAGGAGGAGCAGCAACAACTGCAGCTTCGGCCAGAGTACGAGGCCAAGTGCACCAACCGCAAGCTGAACCGCATCACTCAG GAAATGGAGCCTTACTTACCCATAACAAGCAAGTGTGCACGATCATGTCTGTCAGGAGCCACCGTCCTGTTGTGG ATCTCATTGATCATTGCCTGCATCATGGGGGTCATAGCGTACCGCCTGGCGGTGTACGCGGCCTTCGCTAGCATCATGAAGGACAGTCCCACCAACCACCTGGAGGTGGTTGGACCCTACATCACTCCTCAGCTGGCCACCTCTGTCACCGCCTCTTGCATCAACTTTGTCATCATCATGATCCTCAACCTCATGTATGAAAGAGTGGCTGTTTGGATCACTGACTTGG AAATCCCAAAGACCCACCTGGAGTACGAGAACAAACTGACAGTAAAGATGTTCCTCTTTCAGTTCGTCAACTACTACTCCTCCTGCTTCTACGTGGCTTTCTTTAAGGGCAAATTTGTCGGCTATCCCGGAGATTATGCTTATATGTTTGGATGGAGCAAACTGAGGAACGAAGAG TGTGACCCAGGTGGCTGTCTGATTGAGCTGACGACCCAGCTGGTGATAGTGATGACCGGCAAACAGGTTTGGGGCAACATTCAAGAAGCTCTCGTCCC GTGGATGATGAACTGGTGGGGCAGCAGGAAGACCCGAAGCCACCCTGAGAGTCTGTACAGCCGCTGGGAGCAGGACCACAACCTGCAGGGCTTCGGTCAGCTGGGCCTCTTCTATGAGTACCTGGAAATGG TGATCCAATTTGGTTTCATCACACTGTTTGTGGCCTCCTTCCCCCTGGCACCTCTGTTGGCACTTGTCAACAACATCATTGAGGTCAGAGTGGACGCCTGGAAGCTCACTACTCAGTTCAGACGTCCCGTGGCAGCCAAGGCCCACAGCATAGGAGCGTGGGAGGAAATCCTCAATGGGATGGCCGTACTCTCTGTTGTCACAAAT GCATTCATTGTGGCCTTCACCTCTGATATGATCCCCCGGCTGGTGTACATGTATGCCTACCAGCCAGAGGGCGAAATGAATATGAAAGGCTACATAAACAACAGCCTTTCTGTGTTTAATATCTCTGAGATCCCTTTGCGAAACAGGCCAGAGGAGGGGGAGAATCCTCCCTGGTTCAACAGTTCCATCACTAACTGCAG GTATCGTGATTACCGCTACCCTCCTGGGCATGAGAAGCAGTACTCCCACACTATGCAGTTCTGGCATATTTTGGCTGCCAAGCTGGCTTTCATCATAATAATGGAG CATGTTGTTTTTCTGGTCAAGTACTTCGTGGCCTGGTTAATTCCAGATGTTCCATCAGATGTGAAGGCGCGGGTAAAGAGGGAGCGTTACCTGGTCCAGGAGTATCTCCACAACTATGAAGTGGAGAAGTTAAAGATCCAGCTCAGCCAACACGGCAGCGACGAGTGCACCTGCACGCCGATGATCTATCCGTCTTTATCCAAACACGAGGTGCTGTCAGAGTGCCTCTAA